In Acidianus brierleyi, one genomic interval encodes:
- a CDS encoding phytoene desaturase family protein yields MYDVIIIGAGHNGLVTASYLAKNGLKVAVFERRNIVGGASVTEELWPGIKVSTGAYVLSLFRQKIIDDLNLYSNGLKVYTKDPGLFVPFPNGKNLYIWSSLKKTQKEIEKFSKQDSKNYEKWVKFWDPFYELADLLMLNRPIKISEIENIVSLIKNLNIDEEKALNFMRTFVQDGKSLLDEFFESDEVKSALIEDAVVGTYASPSTSGTAYVLAHHVIGEVNGIKGAWGYVEGGMGGITQALKRSAEKFGVDIFTQSEISEIKIKNNQVNGVMLNSGKVIESKIVVSNADPKTTFLRLVKSDMDNDFIKKIRNLKTTGVSFKIVGYLEELPNFGNGTSLAPEHIASELIMPSVEYIEKSFYDAKFFGYSKEPWLSINIQSSVDPTVAPPGKFVFSIFGQYLPYSKKLDSIKDKIAEITINKIREFAPNFNPIKYEVLTPLDIERRFGIWEGNIFHVDMTPDQLYVFRPIPSFSDYTTPIKGLYLCGSGTHPGGGVTGAPGYNAATKILEDIRSGYYK; encoded by the coding sequence ATGTATGATGTAATCATAATTGGTGCTGGACATAATGGATTAGTAACAGCTTCTTATTTAGCTAAAAATGGCCTTAAGGTAGCCGTTTTTGAGCGAAGAAACATAGTAGGTGGAGCATCAGTAACAGAAGAGCTGTGGCCTGGTATAAAAGTTTCTACAGGAGCTTATGTCTTAAGTCTTTTTAGGCAAAAAATTATTGATGACTTGAACCTTTATAGTAATGGGTTAAAAGTATATACCAAAGATCCTGGATTATTTGTTCCTTTCCCAAATGGTAAGAATCTTTACATATGGTCTAGTCTAAAGAAGACACAAAAAGAAATAGAAAAATTTTCCAAGCAAGATTCTAAGAATTATGAAAAGTGGGTAAAATTCTGGGATCCTTTTTATGAGTTGGCGGATTTATTGATGCTAAATAGACCTATAAAAATTTCTGAGATTGAAAATATAGTAAGTTTAATAAAAAATTTAAATATAGATGAAGAAAAAGCACTTAATTTTATGCGAACTTTCGTACAAGATGGAAAGTCTTTATTAGACGAATTTTTCGAAAGTGATGAAGTAAAATCAGCATTAATTGAAGATGCGGTAGTCGGCACTTACGCTTCTCCTTCAACTTCTGGGACAGCATATGTCCTTGCTCACCATGTAATAGGAGAAGTCAATGGCATAAAAGGTGCGTGGGGTTATGTAGAGGGTGGAATGGGAGGCATAACGCAAGCATTAAAAAGAAGTGCAGAAAAATTTGGTGTAGATATTTTTACTCAATCGGAAATTTCTGAAATAAAAATTAAAAATAATCAAGTTAATGGAGTCATGTTAAATTCTGGAAAAGTAATAGAAAGTAAAATAGTTGTGTCTAATGCCGATCCTAAAACAACTTTCTTGAGATTAGTAAAATCCGATATGGATAATGATTTTATTAAAAAGATAAGGAATCTTAAGACTACGGGTGTTTCTTTCAAAATAGTTGGATATCTTGAAGAATTACCTAATTTTGGGAACGGAACTTCACTAGCTCCAGAGCATATTGCTTCCGAGTTAATTATGCCTAGTGTAGAGTATATAGAGAAATCCTTTTACGATGCAAAATTTTTTGGATACTCAAAAGAACCTTGGCTATCTATTAATATACAATCTAGCGTGGATCCTACAGTAGCTCCTCCAGGAAAGTTTGTTTTCTCAATTTTTGGACAATATTTGCCTTATTCTAAGAAATTAGATAGTATTAAAGATAAAATAGCGGAGATAACTATTAATAAAATAAGGGAATTTGCACCAAACTTCAATCCTATAAAATATGAAGTCTTAACTCCTCTAGATATTGAAAGAAGATTCGGAATATGGGAAGGCAATATATTTCACGTTGACATGACTCCTGATCAATTATATGTATTTCGTCCTATACCTAGCTTTAGTGATTATACTACTCCAATTAAGGGGCTTTACTTATGCGGATCTGGAACACACCCAGGAGGTGGAGTTACTGGAGCACCAGGTTATAATGCAGCAACAAAAATTTTGGAAGATATTAGGTCTGGTTATTATAAATGA
- a CDS encoding alkaline phosphatase family protein, which produces MILPNYNENLYSLACGISDFLGVNRECLSKIDISGRRLVVILMDGFGWNIMQKANINKPEARKIQTVFPSTTSTVLTTLFTAMTPGEHGILGYNTFVKNMGGIINTLKYTHPAIDERDSLKGAVPFDKAFPNVRGYLQEIKDKKTLDIVPKGIEDTEFSKATHARTTEHKPYVDFWDAMYLFSQSLNNNYDFIYFYLPYVDTLAHKHGPYAEPTISAAREIFESIYSIANKFNQYTFIITADHGHVMVSDNINIKEDKEFMGMLDVPPYGDSRALFLRSRYDMKTYLSHKFNLKIFTKIEMEKLFGKIGNIDLPDFIAVPEDNKAYIFDYKENGDYGKLKGHHGGLLEEEFEIPLVTING; this is translated from the coding sequence ATGATATTACCTAACTATAACGAAAATCTGTACTCTTTAGCATGTGGAATATCTGACTTTCTAGGTGTAAATAGAGAGTGCTTAAGCAAAATAGATATTTCTGGAAGAAGATTAGTTGTAATACTTATGGATGGTTTTGGATGGAATATAATGCAAAAAGCCAACATTAATAAACCAGAAGCAAGAAAAATTCAAACAGTATTTCCATCTACTACATCTACAGTTTTAACAACATTATTTACAGCCATGACTCCAGGCGAACATGGAATCCTCGGATACAACACTTTTGTAAAGAACATGGGAGGAATAATAAATACATTAAAATATACTCACCCTGCAATAGATGAGAGAGATTCTTTGAAGGGCGCAGTGCCTTTTGATAAAGCTTTCCCTAATGTAAGAGGATATTTACAAGAAATAAAAGATAAGAAAACTTTAGATATAGTTCCGAAAGGAATAGAAGATACAGAATTTTCTAAAGCTACACATGCACGAACTACTGAGCATAAACCATATGTAGATTTTTGGGACGCTATGTATCTTTTCTCTCAAAGCCTTAATAATAATTATGATTTTATTTACTTTTATTTACCATACGTGGATACGTTAGCACATAAACATGGACCTTATGCCGAACCAACAATTTCAGCGGCTAGAGAAATTTTCGAGTCAATCTATTCTATAGCAAATAAATTTAATCAATACACATTTATCATTACAGCAGATCATGGCCACGTAATGGTATCTGATAATATAAACATAAAAGAAGACAAGGAATTTATGGGAATGCTTGACGTACCTCCATATGGTGACTCTAGAGCTTTATTTCTAAGAAGTAGGTATGATATGAAGACCTATTTATCTCATAAATTTAATCTAAAAATATTTACAAAAATAGAAATGGAAAAACTATTTGGAAAAATAGGTAATATAGATTTACCAGATTTTATAGCAGTACCAGAAGATAATAAGGCATATATCTTTGATTATAAGGAAAATGGAGATTATGGAAAGCTTAAAGGACACCATGGCGGTCTACTTGAAGAGGAATTTGAAATTCCGTTGGTGACTATAAATGGTTGA
- a CDS encoding phosphoribosyltransferase translates to MVEYYIPTWDEIEEDVFQIAEKIANEKFVPDVIIAILTGGVIPAKLFSDIFGIKTLRYIEIKFYRGVNKTDAKPVVKAVYVNDVENKKILIVDDVADSGETLEAVTNVIAMFNPSLIRTATIYVKPWSRKYPDYYSKIIDKWIIFPWDKWDVVRENKDAPVKNKERFLELHNSIKK, encoded by the coding sequence ATGGTTGAATATTATATTCCTACATGGGACGAAATAGAAGAAGACGTATTTCAAATAGCAGAAAAAATAGCCAATGAAAAATTTGTTCCTGACGTTATAATAGCTATCTTAACAGGAGGAGTAATTCCAGCTAAACTTTTTTCTGATATTTTTGGAATAAAAACGTTAAGATACATAGAAATAAAATTTTATAGAGGAGTTAATAAAACAGATGCTAAGCCTGTAGTAAAAGCAGTTTATGTTAATGACGTCGAAAATAAGAAAATTCTAATAGTTGACGATGTTGCAGATAGTGGAGAAACACTAGAGGCTGTAACAAACGTCATAGCAATGTTCAATCCGTCATTAATAAGAACAGCTACTATATATGTGAAACCATGGTCCAGAAAATATCCAGATTATTATAGTAAAATAATAGATAAGTGGATAATATTCCCTTGGGATAAATGGGATGTAGTAAGAGAAAATAAAGACGCACCAGTAAAAAATAAGGAAAGATTTCTAGAGTTACATAATTCTATTAAAAAATAA
- a CDS encoding acyl-CoA mutase large subunit family protein: MDVEDRLREWEDNVYKKWIAKRKERKAVFTTPSGIQIKPLYTPLDLKGDYNENIGFPGEYPYTRGIYPNMYRGRIWTIRQYAGFGSSEDTNLRFRKLLEAGQTGLSMAFDLPTQLGLDPDNDLAYTEVGVVGVSMFHWKEMDNVMSSIPIDKVSTSMTINATAMELLSMYVTTAENRGIDTRLVDGTVQNDILKEYIARKNFIYPPEPSMRYAVDLIEYSYKNFPKWHPISISGYHIREAGADAVLEVAFTLSDGIEYVRKTIERGIPVDDFASTLSFFFAGYTNIFEEVAKFRAARRIWAKIMKEWFNAKKPDSMTLKFHTQTGGAELTAQQPEINIIRTTLQALAAVLGGTQSLHVNAYDEALALPGEKAAKIAIRVQQIIAYESGSTETVDPLAGSYYIEWLTDEIEDKAWKIIHKIEDMGGMMSAIEKGYPQAEIAESAYRLQKKIEDGDMIKIGVNFAFEQDWLGTTEVFRVNPEVRERVLQRLKKYRSERDEMKTRDSLNSLRKVAESRKENMFPHILNAVKSGATVGEISNTLREVWGEYREPIIF, encoded by the coding sequence TTGGATGTAGAAGATAGATTACGAGAATGGGAAGATAACGTATATAAGAAGTGGATTGCTAAGAGAAAAGAACGTAAAGCTGTATTTACAACTCCTTCTGGAATTCAAATAAAACCATTGTATACCCCTTTGGATTTAAAAGGAGATTATAATGAGAATATTGGATTTCCAGGAGAATATCCTTACACACGAGGTATATATCCTAATATGTATAGAGGAAGGATATGGACAATAAGACAATATGCTGGGTTTGGATCCTCTGAAGATACTAATTTGCGTTTTAGAAAACTTTTAGAAGCAGGACAAACGGGCTTAAGCATGGCTTTTGATTTACCAACACAATTAGGTTTAGATCCAGACAATGATTTAGCATATACAGAAGTAGGCGTTGTAGGAGTGTCAATGTTCCACTGGAAAGAAATGGATAATGTAATGAGTTCTATACCTATAGATAAAGTATCTACATCTATGACTATCAATGCTACAGCAATGGAATTGTTATCTATGTATGTTACTACGGCAGAAAATAGAGGAATCGACACTAGATTAGTTGACGGTACAGTACAAAATGATATCTTAAAAGAATATATAGCCAGAAAAAATTTCATTTATCCTCCTGAACCTTCAATGAGGTACGCAGTAGACCTTATAGAATATTCCTATAAGAACTTCCCTAAATGGCATCCAATAAGTATAAGTGGATATCACATTAGGGAAGCGGGAGCTGATGCCGTACTTGAGGTAGCTTTTACATTATCAGATGGAATAGAGTACGTTAGAAAAACTATTGAGAGAGGAATTCCTGTTGATGATTTTGCTTCAACACTATCGTTCTTTTTTGCAGGATATACAAACATATTTGAGGAAGTAGCCAAGTTTAGAGCTGCAAGAAGGATATGGGCTAAAATAATGAAGGAATGGTTTAACGCTAAAAAACCAGATTCTATGACCCTAAAGTTTCATACTCAGACTGGAGGTGCTGAGTTAACAGCACAGCAGCCAGAAATTAATATAATTCGTACAACATTACAAGCATTGGCAGCAGTATTAGGTGGAACTCAAAGCCTACATGTTAACGCGTATGATGAGGCCCTGGCATTGCCAGGAGAAAAAGCAGCAAAAATAGCAATAAGGGTACAGCAAATAATAGCCTACGAGAGTGGAAGCACAGAAACTGTTGATCCATTAGCAGGTTCTTATTATATAGAATGGTTAACAGACGAAATAGAAGATAAAGCATGGAAAATAATTCATAAAATTGAAGACATGGGAGGTATGATGAGTGCAATTGAAAAAGGATATCCGCAGGCCGAGATTGCCGAGAGTGCATATAGGCTTCAAAAGAAAATTGAAGACGGTGATATGATTAAAATAGGAGTAAATTTTGCTTTTGAACAAGACTGGTTAGGAACTACGGAAGTATTTAGAGTTAATCCAGAGGTTAGAGAAAGAGTTCTACAAAGATTGAAAAAATATAGATCAGAAAGAGATGAAATGAAGACTAGAGATTCATTAAATAGTTTAAGAAAAGTTGCAGAAAGTAGAAAAGAAAATATGTTTCCTCATATACTTAATGCAGTAAAATCAGGAGCTACTGTAGGAGAAATAAGTAATACACTAAGAGAAGTATGGGGAGAATATAGGGAACCTATTATTTTTTAA
- the mce gene encoding methylmalonyl-CoA epimerase codes for MESENVDHIGIVVENLENAINFYQEKFGMKVIDKEILEDRGLKVAFMIGKNGETALELLEPVNHEDLNNTIAKFLKNRGPGLHHIAIRVSNIEMSLKDLQNEGLTLIDKEPRKGARGHLVAFIHPKSSMGTLIELVQER; via the coding sequence ATGGAATCAGAAAATGTAGATCATATAGGTATAGTTGTGGAAAACCTAGAAAACGCGATTAATTTTTATCAAGAAAAATTCGGTATGAAAGTTATCGATAAGGAAATCCTTGAGGACAGAGGTCTAAAAGTAGCATTTATGATAGGTAAAAATGGAGAGACAGCTTTAGAGTTATTAGAACCAGTAAACCATGAAGATCTCAATAATACAATAGCAAAATTCTTAAAAAATAGGGGGCCGGGCTTACATCATATAGCGATAAGAGTTTCAAATATTGAAATGTCTTTAAAAGATTTACAGAATGAAGGACTAACACTAATCGATAAGGAACCAAGAAAAGGGGCAAGAGGACATTTAGTGGCGTTTATACATCCTAAGAGCTCTATGGGAACGCTCATTGAACTTGTTCAAGAAAGATAG
- the hsp20 gene encoding archaeal heat shock protein Hsp20: protein MAGRKERKDPFSYFDDMIRDLEKEFEDMEREFFEAAKKGEVKTYGPYVYGFSVTVGPDGKPVVEEFGNIKRLGNKPVISEEREPVVDVIEKKDEISVVAEVPGVDKNSIKVTVDGNKLTISANSPDKKYYKEVELPAKVDENSAKATYKNGVLEVTFKKIETSSGKEIKVE, encoded by the coding sequence ATGGCCGGAAGAAAAGAAAGAAAAGATCCATTCAGTTACTTTGATGACATGATTAGAGATCTAGAAAAAGAATTTGAAGATATGGAAAGAGAGTTTTTTGAGGCAGCCAAAAAAGGCGAAGTTAAGACATACGGACCTTATGTTTATGGATTTAGCGTAACTGTAGGACCAGATGGAAAACCAGTAGTAGAAGAATTTGGCAATATTAAAAGACTAGGAAATAAACCAGTAATAAGTGAAGAAAGGGAGCCAGTGGTGGATGTTATAGAAAAGAAAGACGAAATAAGTGTAGTAGCAGAAGTACCTGGAGTCGATAAAAATAGCATAAAAGTGACAGTTGATGGAAATAAATTAACTATAAGTGCAAATTCTCCCGATAAGAAATATTATAAGGAAGTTGAATTACCAGCTAAGGTCGATGAGAATTCGGCAAAAGCCACATATAAAAATGGAGTATTAGAAGTAACTTTCAAGAAAATAGAGACTAGCTCTGGGAAAGAGATAAAAGTTGAGTAA
- a CDS encoding ZPR1 zinc finger domain-containing protein: MEPKLIFEETLKCPVCGKNTLVARDYLYESENTGKLILSNWVCSNCNYRYRDVKPYETYTPKKIELKIERDEDLNILVYRSAFASMFIPELDVEITPMAGSQGIISTVEGLIEAIMDNLGSLCDENNCKKLYKAKNGELTFTLIIEDPSGLSFIKSEKAKITQLLSLSQS, encoded by the coding sequence ATGGAGCCTAAATTAATATTTGAAGAAACATTAAAATGCCCAGTATGCGGTAAAAATACTCTTGTAGCTAGGGATTACCTTTATGAGTCTGAAAATACTGGAAAACTTATTTTATCAAATTGGGTTTGTAGTAATTGTAACTATAGATACAGAGACGTTAAACCTTATGAGACTTATACGCCTAAAAAAATTGAGTTGAAAATAGAGAGAGATGAAGATTTAAATATTCTAGTTTATAGATCAGCTTTTGCTTCAATGTTTATACCAGAATTAGATGTTGAGATTACACCAATGGCAGGGTCTCAAGGTATAATATCTACAGTCGAAGGTTTAATAGAAGCTATAATGGATAATTTAGGAAGTTTATGCGACGAAAATAATTGTAAAAAGCTATATAAAGCAAAAAATGGTGAGTTAACTTTCACATTAATAATAGAAGATCCTTCTGGTTTAAGTTTTATTAAAAGTGAAAAAGCAAAAATTACTCAACTTTTATCTCTTTCCCAGAGCTAG
- a CDS encoding GTPBP1 family GTP-binding protein: MKYPRENDIGKIEYKLILSDVPDERLQELASQMKFRIEEGGGEAIYIVGVSDDGDVIGLDQNELSNTISVLEKIAKMINAKIVHQRLVEVKNDRYVAELLIRLHKDNMPIQVNVAVMGHVNAGKSTVTGTLISGKLDDGNGSLRIMIARYLHEIISGRTSSITMRILGFNDSGNIVNHFLRDPLDEADVTINSSKIIRLIDLGGHERYLRTTLKGLMGYDVNYVMLVVGADDGLSIMGREHLAVASVLKFPIFVVITKVDKFPKERVEKIVYDIKNVLKIPGINRFTMEVEDENDVLNAIVGLKTGRIVPIFQVSNVTGQGINLLTRFLYMLPPRKLETVSRNPLIYIDEIYNVTGVGIVVLGSVIRGNVNSNEQIFIGPTKFGDFIQAKIKSIQVNRVFVDEVKPGTIATFAVQGIERDLLRKGMVITKNKPKAVMSFKAKIIVLHHPTTIKEGYVATMHLYTIRQAVRFSKINKGLLRTGDSSDVELTFLYRPEYIEKGQIFIFREGRTRGLGIITDVD, from the coding sequence ATGAAATATCCACGAGAGAATGATATAGGTAAAATAGAATATAAGCTTATCCTATCTGACGTTCCAGACGAAAGATTACAAGAACTAGCAAGTCAGATGAAGTTTAGAATAGAAGAAGGCGGTGGAGAAGCTATTTATATTGTAGGCGTAAGCGACGATGGAGACGTAATAGGATTAGATCAAAACGAATTATCAAACACAATTTCCGTCTTAGAAAAAATAGCTAAAATGATAAATGCCAAAATTGTTCACCAAAGACTAGTCGAAGTTAAAAATGATAGATATGTGGCTGAACTCCTTATTAGACTCCATAAAGATAACATGCCAATCCAAGTAAATGTTGCAGTAATGGGCCACGTTAATGCTGGAAAAAGCACAGTTACCGGAACTCTAATATCAGGGAAATTAGATGATGGTAATGGCAGTTTAAGAATAATGATAGCAAGGTATTTGCATGAGATAATCAGTGGAAGAACATCATCAATAACCATGAGAATACTAGGATTTAACGATAGCGGTAATATAGTAAACCACTTTCTTAGAGATCCTTTAGATGAGGCAGACGTTACTATTAATAGTTCTAAAATAATAAGATTAATAGACCTTGGAGGACATGAAAGATATTTGAGAACTACTCTAAAAGGGTTAATGGGTTATGATGTTAATTACGTTATGCTAGTTGTAGGTGCAGACGATGGATTAAGTATAATGGGACGAGAACATCTAGCAGTAGCTTCAGTACTTAAATTCCCTATTTTCGTCGTTATAACTAAGGTTGATAAATTTCCTAAGGAACGCGTAGAGAAAATTGTTTACGACATAAAAAACGTTCTTAAAATACCTGGCATAAATAGGTTTACAATGGAAGTAGAGGATGAAAATGATGTCTTAAATGCAATTGTCGGATTAAAAACCGGGAGAATAGTTCCAATTTTCCAAGTATCAAATGTTACAGGCCAGGGTATTAATCTGTTAACTAGATTTCTTTATATGTTACCGCCAAGAAAACTAGAGACAGTAAGCCGCAATCCATTAATATACATTGATGAAATATATAATGTGACAGGTGTTGGAATTGTTGTACTGGGATCAGTAATTAGAGGTAACGTTAACTCCAACGAGCAAATATTTATAGGTCCAACAAAATTTGGAGATTTTATACAAGCAAAGATAAAAAGTATTCAAGTTAATAGAGTTTTCGTGGATGAAGTAAAACCTGGCACTATAGCAACTTTTGCAGTACAAGGAATAGAAAGAGATCTATTAAGAAAAGGAATGGTAATAACTAAAAATAAACCGAAAGCCGTAATGAGTTTTAAGGCAAAAATAATTGTATTACATCACCCTACTACTATAAAAGAAGGTTATGTTGCTACAATGCATTTATATACTATAAGACAAGCAGTTAGATTTTCAAAGATAAATAAAGGGCTATTAAGAACTGGAGATTCTTCTGACGTGGAATTAACCTTTCTATATAGACCAGAATATATAGAAAAAGGTCAGATATTTATATTTAGAGAAGGAAGAACAAGAGGTCTAGGAATTATTACTGACGTTGATTAA
- a CDS encoding SRPBCC domain-containing protein, with amino-acid sequence MNEISGKEEIRDKEVAIKILGNKDNLLKCTPNVTKVEGNKFTAEMKMGPLQIELEGEIRDFQVLNNEVKNVIEVSGPGIIITINTNVKVEDKYVEWHASYDVRGPLSNAIRKTIDSKAKEVTKEIIACTLSLINVSNNS; translated from the coding sequence ATGAACGAAATTAGTGGAAAAGAAGAAATAAGAGATAAAGAAGTTGCTATAAAAATTCTTGGAAATAAAGATAATCTTCTTAAATGTACTCCAAATGTGACAAAAGTCGAAGGAAACAAGTTTACTGCAGAAATGAAAATGGGTCCATTACAAATTGAATTAGAAGGTGAAATAAGAGACTTTCAAGTATTAAATAATGAAGTTAAGAATGTAATAGAAGTTTCTGGTCCAGGAATAATTATTACCATAAATACTAATGTTAAAGTAGAAGATAAATATGTTGAGTGGCATGCAAGTTATGATGTTAGAGGACCTCTTTCTAATGCTATACGTAAAACTATTGATTCTAAGGCTAAAGAAGTGACAAAGGAAATAATAGCATGCACACTATCATTAATCAACGTCAGTAATAATTCCTAG
- a CDS encoding SRPBCC family protein — protein MKYQGSVEVKANKSEIMNILQNLEDVAKCFPGIKEIKKEGDEYKVTGSTGIGFIKGDYKATVKFTEMRDNGFSLTAKGTGLNSNVDILANVIVEDNKIAYEADVKVSGILASVGGRLMEPAMNKIIGELFDCLKQRVDKK, from the coding sequence ATGAAGTATCAAGGTAGTGTTGAAGTAAAAGCAAATAAATCTGAAATAATGAATATATTACAAAATCTTGAGGATGTAGCCAAGTGTTTCCCTGGAATTAAGGAGATAAAAAAGGAAGGAGATGAATATAAAGTAACTGGGAGTACAGGTATAGGTTTTATAAAAGGTGATTATAAGGCTACCGTAAAGTTTACTGAAATGCGAGATAACGGTTTCTCGTTAACCGCAAAGGGCACTGGACTAAATAGTAATGTAGATATTTTAGCTAATGTTATAGTTGAAGACAATAAAATAGCTTATGAAGCTGACGTTAAAGTATCTGGAATTCTTGCATCGGTTGGAGGTAGACTAATGGAACCTGCTATGAACAAAATAATTGGAGAACTTTTCGACTGCTTAAAGCAAAGGGTTGACAAGAAATGA
- a CDS encoding nucleotidyltransferase family protein, with protein sequence MTIASIILAGGEARRFGKNKLIEKINGKEIILRVLDAVPTEERAIIVGKYWEDILKLIQNEIIIYNPFWKSGLSSSLKLGIKFFYNYEAVMVFLGDMPLITKDISNRIIKSFKDMCVAIVPTYSGIWGNPVILRKNLFDDIMQLTGDKGAKDILKTKKNICTVEIGKEVLTDVDTESDLSLISEKQTL encoded by the coding sequence ATGACAATAGCTTCGATAATTCTAGCAGGAGGAGAAGCGAGAAGATTTGGTAAAAATAAGTTAATTGAAAAAATTAATGGAAAAGAAATAATTTTGAGAGTATTAGACGCAGTACCTACAGAAGAAAGAGCAATAATAGTAGGGAAATATTGGGAGGATATTCTAAAACTAATACAAAACGAGATAATAATATATAATCCGTTCTGGAAAAGCGGGCTTAGTTCCTCATTAAAACTAGGCATAAAGTTCTTCTATAATTATGAAGCTGTAATGGTATTTCTAGGAGATATGCCATTAATAACTAAGGATATCTCTAACAGAATAATTAAATCATTCAAAGACATGTGTGTAGCTATTGTGCCTACATATTCTGGCATATGGGGAAATCCAGTTATTTTACGCAAAAATCTTTTTGACGATATCATGCAACTAACTGGGGATAAAGGAGCCAAGGATATTCTAAAAACAAAGAAAAATATATGTACTGTAGAAATAGGAAAAGAAGTGCTTACTGATGTTGATACGGAGTCTGATTTATCCTTAATTTCTGAGAAGCAGACTTTATAG
- the cutC gene encoding glyceraldehyde dehydrogenase subunit gamma gives MKVIENNEKTKIHLKINGNVYEYETEPRRLLVHVLRELGFTGVHVGCDTSNCGACTVIMNGKSVKSCTVLAVEADGSEILTVEGLAKDGKLHPIQEAFWEKHALQCGYCTPGMIMEAYWLLNENPNPTETEIREGISGNLCRCTGYQNIVEAIKSASQKLRINQTPYQHQ, from the coding sequence ATGAAAGTTATAGAAAATAATGAAAAAACAAAAATTCACTTAAAAATAAATGGTAATGTTTATGAATATGAAACCGAACCAAGAAGATTGCTAGTGCATGTTCTAAGGGAATTAGGTTTTACTGGAGTGCATGTAGGTTGCGATACTTCGAATTGTGGAGCTTGCACTGTAATAATGAATGGGAAATCAGTTAAATCTTGTACTGTATTAGCAGTAGAAGCAGATGGCTCAGAAATACTCACTGTAGAAGGACTTGCAAAAGATGGAAAATTACATCCTATTCAAGAGGCTTTCTGGGAGAAGCACGCTCTCCAATGCGGATATTGCACTCCAGGTATGATAATGGAAGCTTATTGGTTATTGAATGAAAATCCAAATCCCACAGAAACAGAAATAAGAGAAGGAATATCTGGTAATCTTTGTAGGTGTACTGGATATCAAAATATAGTTGAGGCTATAAAGTCTGCTTCTCAGAAATTAAGGATAAATCAGACTCCGTATCAACATCAGTAA